The DNA region GGGCCAGCTGATTTCTGTGGTGTCAAACTTACCCGTTGTGCGTTACAAGGCACTGCCTCAGACCAAGCTTTCGGAAGATGTCTACCACAATCTCCATTGGGGTGTGGTCTGTCACTGTAAAAGGACTCATGTCAAGGATGCTTCTCAGTTTTAATGGCCGAGGACTTTCTGCTGGAAGAGATGGAGTATGCTGTGCAAAACACACTCGAGAACTGCCAACAATaccttcttgtttttttctggcACTTtctgaaaaagagacagagacaagaaacCATTTTCAATtggtggattttcttttcttataggCAACTTTGCTTATTCTGACATTAAAAATAGTGTGTTCTATGACTTCTGGTCCTTTTCCTCTTTGCCTGACACAAAACTTGACAATAATTTTCTATAGTTATATTGTAGTACGATTTTCTTCAGTGGCACTGAACTATTATTTTCTACCTTCAGAAACAAGGAATCATGTTTGAAATTGGATTTAAAACCTGTAGACATCATCACAAGAGCAGTTTACTACAGAGTCTGCCTATGTTGACTGTGACTTATTCTGCACTGGAGAAGAGACTAAAGCCAGTCACCCATGCTCTATCTCTGCTGTCACCCCACTACTGTGTATCAGCTGGTCTTCCTTCCACACTTTTGATGAATCAGGAGCACTGCAATTGTACTCCCAGTGAGTAAGGACCAACTAATGGGCTGTTCTATTCATAAAGGCTCTATCAATTTCTCCTCCCCTCCAATGTGCTCTGTCCAGCTGCCTGTTTCTTCTCCCACCTTTGAGAGTGTAAGACAGAAGGTGAATGGACAGAAAGAAGAGACTACACACAAGGAAATGGAAACCCAGAACATGGACAGAACATATAAATGAAAGGCATCCACCTCTGTGCTTAGCTTTTTTGATAAACATTATTGAAAATTATGTGTAGTGTAAATATACTATTAGTTATAGTGAAAATATTTCGAGCATAAATTTTGCTACAAAATATTTAAGCCAAAATAATAAGGTACAGTCTGACTGGCAAGAAGGGAGTAGTACTGCTTGGAAATGAATGTCGCCATGCTTTTCCTCGCTCTGGCCACTAAAGCTGTATTCAGCTATGGGTAAACACATCTGAGTAGCAGGTACTAAGTGAGGTCCCAAGGGCTTGTGAACCAGCCACCTGAAAAGTATGGTGTGACCAACATAAATGGTTCTTTAAAAATGCTTCCTAGGTTGCGTTTAGACTCGGTAGGAATGCACCTAACGGTATGTGCATGACAACTGAATGTGCAGTGCAAACAGCAACAGTGGATATGCATAATGGAGACAGAATAAGATGATGGGAAGCGTGGCTTCCAACAATAGCAAGAGTATGAAGAGTGAAAGTGCAGAGTTTTTACACGCAGTAAGTTATCAGGAGGAGACAATCAGATTTAGCACACTTGAATACTGTAATAGGGGTGTGGTGTGTACATCACTTAATACTCAAGTATAAAAAGCAAAAGTGCTAAAAATAACTGTAGTTACAATAACCTATTAATAGAAACAATAGTAACAATGTGGTGTCAAAtagttaaaatgttaaatatataaataataacaaatatatcACCAATGAAAACAACCCTAAGTACTCAAACATTTAGGTGTGGCGgtacattttatgaaaatgtctCTTGTATTCAAAGAGCCTAGAACCTCCAAGCTAATAGTACTTCTTGAGGTCATGTAAAAAACTGTAATTAAGCTGATTTCTTGTGTACTCTCAGTCTGTTTAACTTGCCTTTTAAGGGAACAATGTAACAACTttagtggccttgaactccttatgtagTCAGTTTTTACAACCTAAGCTAAAGCTtagctttaattttaaattatgcacTATTCTTCCCTGCTTCTGACCCAGAGTAATGTATGTCTGTACACGTGGACTATGGCATTAATTTACTGAAAAGAGCAAACAATTCAAAACGGCTTTATACAGGCGATATTttcatgaatgctgggaacagaTATTATTTGGTCACATTACATCTGCAGCTATGCTTGCTTTTCTGAGTGCTTCTAGGTCAGCTGAAATAAGTAGGTTAATCCCTGTAAAACTCTTAAAGATTTCTATAAAGTACCCCTTACCCCTTTTCCCATGCCatgttttctgtgctgttcaagAAATCAGAGCAAAGCTTTTTGGTAGGGACAGTCagacaggcatgcacatacatatatgtgcacatgagacAGGCCAAAAACCATAAGCTCCAGACGAACTGAAGACACAGGGACAAGTAGAGAATTCAACGTTGACCTTGCTCTTTCTCAAGTAAATCCAAGAGCAATCCTGTGATTCCACTCCTTAATGTGAGAACGAAACATTCTGCACCTCTGAGGCAGCATTTATAATACATTTAACCAACACATTTACAAtggaacagttttgtttttacttactgCAGTGTGAGGAGCAAACCCAGAGGTTGGTGCTAGACACATTgaccaattgagctacatccctaccCAAAGATGCCTAATcctatctaagaaaaaaaggtgTACTTTTTAGAATGCTATTTGTGACTGAAGGCAGCAGACGTGAACATCCATTCAGACTCTTTGCCTTCCATGGGTCATTTGAAGAAGTAGAGGTGGAGGGGAGGATGGTCAAGAAttaagtcatcctcagctatatagagaTCTTtgaggaagccagcctgggctcaaaAAGTTCTGTGGTATATCAAGTACCTTTTTTGTTGAGCATGGACAAATCTGCCCTTCAGTAatgtataattgtgtgtgtgtgtgtgtgtgtgtgtgtgtgtatgctgcgCAGATCTGATTTTTCAgtaaaaaatattgaaagtttACAGAAGATATACTGgcaaatatttaagatattttcaaaagTCATCCTGTGACATAAGATTTCTGATGCCACATCTTGATATTTCATGTATATTCCCTTAAACCAAAATCATTTCCTGTGCAACAGTCACTCTCTCTGTCAGATAACAAAAGTTGAAGTCAGTATCAATCTATAGCAGGTAGGAATATGAATTACCAAACACGTCATGGCTTCAAACCCTTGCCACTCCTTCCCCTTAGCCCAGAAGCCAAAAtacaatgcacaaaccacaagaaactcaagaagaaggatgatcaaagtgtggatacttcgttccttcttaaaagggggaagaaaatacccatggaaggagtttacTCTacaggctaactatggagcagagaccaaaggaaggacaatccagagactgctccacctgggaatccttcccatattcagtcatcaaatccagacactactgtggatgccagcaagtgctggctgacaggaacctgatatagctgtctcctgagaggttctgacagtacctgactaatacagaagtagaggctcacagccatccattggactgagtacagggtccccaatgaaggagctaaagaaaggacccaaggagctgaagggtgtgcagccccttaggaggaacaacagtatgaactaactagtaccctcagagcacccaggaactaaaccaccaaccaagagtacacgtggtgggactaatagctccaggagcatgtgtatagcagaagatggcctagtctgtcatcaatgggaggagaggtccttggccctgtgaaggttctatgccccagtgtaggggaatgccagggccaggaagtgggagagggtgggttgttgagcagggggagtgggagagaacaagcttctttaatttaatttaatttaatttaattttttttcagagggaaaatgggaaaggagaaatcatatgacatgtaaataaagaaaatatctaattaaaaataaaaaaggaattccAAAGCTACTcatccctttcccttttcttgggCTGGCAACTAGTAACtctagagaatgagaaggatgGTGACGCCTGGGGATTGTTTGACATTTCTAGCCCAAGGTACTGCCCAAAGATCTAGGGAATAGCAGATCTAGGGAATAGCAGATCTAGGGAATAGCAGATCAATAGCTTAGTGAGTCTCTTTCTCACCTCTGACATCACAAGGAAGGAAATTTAGAGTTGCTGACAAAGATTAAAATTCTTACTGGCCTTCCCATCACAGGGCAGAAAAATAATCACTGAAGCATACATTCCTTTCCTAGAGAACACAAGACTTTGACATTACTTGCCCCTGAAAACCCAACCAATTAAATGTCATTGCTTTTTCTCCTCCTAAACTGTATTACACACAAGACATATACATTCATGATGGTGTTTTTAAAAGCCATACCTATTGCAATAGTCAGGTCTCTTCTGAGGGCAAACCCCACTAATCTCTGAGATTCTTTTGACATTATAACAGGAAAGCCATTATAGCTGGTTTCATTAATCATGTTTTCTATGTCATCCACTGTCATATTGTCCTGTGTTAAAACAGCTAAGGGAGGGTCACTTCTTCGAGGTCTCATGACATCAGCAGCCAGGGTTGTATGAGTGAACTCTTCTTTGGCATCCAAGAAAGGGTACCCATTTAGGCGGATGTGTGCTTCATAGATACCTTCCCTACCAAAGGCATCACCAACCCATTTACTGGTCATTACTGCAGCCATAAGAGGAACAATGTACTCCAAGCCTCCAGTAAGTTCAAAAACAATAACCACCAGAGAGACAGTCATTCTTGTCACACCACCTGAAAGAAATAAACACCAGTGGTCAGGAAAGGCAGAATTCTCACCAGTACAAGTTACCAGAGTCTCGTATTAGGCAGGTAAACAGGAAATCTAGACAGATCTTGATCAGTGAAAAGCATTATCATCAAAAATGACTACTCTCCAGATAATAACCATTATGTCTAATATGATCTAGAGAAAAACCAATCTGGCTATATCATGGAAGATGATTATAACATTTGTAAACGTTTtgtaacattaaaaacaaaaacaatagctgAACAAGAAAAGTGACTTTGCCATTTTGATTTACTGCTGAAGCAAAGACAAATTTCACTATTATAAAAGTTTACTATAATTTCTTAAATACAAATAAGCACATCACAGCTTTCTTGCTTGTTACCAGTTTacaaattatgtgtatgtgtagaatactaaataaaattactTAAGTCTTTTCAAAATGTGTGAAATATTTTGAAGCCTTGTGATTTATTAACAATGTAAGTAAGTCATAACATTAAGTATAAAATTCATCTGTTCTGGGTGGGGTGTTTATGTAGCTTGTACAAGGATCTGGGTTTGAGACCACCATCCCAAGAAGGccaggtggaggaggaagggttGGGAACTCTCCTGACTTACTCAGATGATCACTCTCGGTTGTCATTTCCCTACCTGTACAACTCTAGTCTGCCTTCTCCTCCCTGCTGCCTCTCCTATACTCCTGTTCTGCACACCACACCTGACTACTTGTTTTGTCAACTATAGACAGACTTTAAGTAGCTAccaaagaaaacaacacacatatgaaatccacatttttcttctttaccaaGGAAGGGCCATTCTCTGATTCTAAATTCTTGCACATACTCTTCCTCACAATCTAGGTGATTCTTTTTGAAAACTTAAAGTTTTATTCCAATATCTCAACGGTTCACCTCACAGATTTGAATTCTTCTCTAAGATACCTGAGTCCTTTTCTCAGGATTCTCATTGTTTTTAAACTAGTCCAGGACCcaaattattctttcatttaaaaaaagtaggctccttttaaaatctatttttgagataattttgtattagatattttctttatttacatttcaaatgttctcccctttcctggtttcccctccaaaataccctctattccctccccgcttcccctgctcaccaacccaccctctcccacttcctggccctggcattcccctatactggggcacagagccttcacaggaccaagggcctctcctcccattgatgaccgattaggtcatcctctgctacatatgcagctggggccattagtcccaccatgtgtactctttggttgtccctcaacagaggaatggatacagaaaatgtggtacatctacacaatggagtactactcagctattaaaaacaatgaatttatgaaattcttaagcaaatggatggatctggaggatatcatcctgagtgaggtaacccaatcacaaaacaacatacatggtatgcactcactggtaagaaATACATCTTATTATGTCTAACTGCCTGAATATTATATCTGTGCACCTGAAGAGCAGAAGAGGATTTCTAATACCTGGACATTGGAGTTACCAACAGTTATGGACCACAATGTGAGGTGCTgtgaatcaaacctaggtccttcagaagagcagccagtactcctgactgataagccatctctcagTCCCTGTGCTCTCATTTTAATACCACTTATCTTACCTCCTTGACTCTTAGACCCCATTACTTTCAACCGACTTCATAAGACATCTAGTACAACTAAgtactactttttgtttttaaagacagggtcttactatgcagcccaggctggcctcacattggCAATTCTCCATTTCTGCTGgcagacatgcacagacacagtgGCTTAAGTATCATTTCCATTGTGTTGGTCTTCTGGTCAGAAGACCCAACTACTCTGGCCAGTGAGATGGATTGGCAAGCAAAGCaatttgctgccaaacctgatgttCTGAGCTCAACCGCTAAGACCCACATAGAAGTAGAGAACTAATTTTCATAAATTGTCCACTAACCTCCATATGAAAATATAACACATATGCTGAAACATAGCCccaaagtaaatacataaatgtaacttAAGCTCACAGTGCTTGTCAGTTCAGTAAGCCTTTTTGGTTTCTTAATCTAAAAAAGGAAGGACTGCCACACATCACGTACATATTTACTCTAGGTAATAAGCATGTCCTAATAAGTTTATAAAGGCTTTTTCTTGAATTAAACTAAGAACTTATTGTATCAGGAATCATGATAACATCCTTATGTGCATGCTATTTCACACAATCCTCATAGTAATCAAGGGATAAGCtggtatttctattttataaatgagaactTTTTCAAAGTCATCAAGCTAAAAATGGAACTCTGCAACAAACTGGAACAACTTCAAATATAAATTCATCCTGATGCAACCTCAGATACTAATCTTTTTATAATCTAGTTCTTACCAATTCAACGTGTTTCCCAGAATATTCAAAATGTACTacacaatacattttttaaatcatgaattccaaatatattttcatacaaatTTATCTTTGCATTACAATCTTCCTATAACAAGATTACCCTGGAAAAGCCGCAAAGATTAACTATGGCTCTGAATTACTCAGAGGACTTATGTAGGTCTGTGAAAAGGAGCTACAAGAGTATagaagactctgtgtgtgtgcgtgtgcgtgtgcgttgCGCAcatggtgcatgcatgtgagtgcacagCAGGGCTAGAGGAGGACGCCTGCTGCTTTCCCCTACTACTCTGCCTTATTCCTTTAAAAAAGGATCTCACACTGCCTTAGCCAGGGAGCTCCTAGAACCCACCTGTCCCCACCCTCCTATGCAGGGGTCACAGTAATGCAGTCAAGCCTGGCTTTGGGGATAGGCCCTGGGGACTGGAATCAGGTCCTCGCCCTTGCATACCAAGAGCTCTTGGTCACTGAACCACCTCCCAGCCctcattacatttttttatcttagcaTATCCCCAAAAGTCTGTGTGATTCTTCaaaatatagctttaaaaaatgaGTATGACTTGAACTCATTCATGTTTAAACATATTATGAAATGAGACCCAGACAAATCTATCTGATGGAAAAATAACCCTAAAGTTAATTGCTTGAAGAATCAGATTTCAAAGATTGGTGGATTTTGAAATTGTCATCAATAATTCAAGTGGAAGGAAGGCATACGCAAATAAAAGAACTGTGGACTGAGAAGTCTTTAGAGAGGGCTGCCTCAATGATAAATCTTGATCAAAGCTTTGGAAGTATGAAGGtgatatgtataaatgtgtaacTTCTCAGTTAAAAATACCTTTACAGCAATCCAATTCCTACTGCGCCCTTCCTGGAATAGCTGAGCTCTTAGTCCCTCTAATTGCCTGTCCTGCACTCTGAGCCCAGACAGTGCACATGGCTGTTTTCTCACTGCTGGGCTTATCTTCCCAGAAGCAGCCCATACTTCGGTCTTCTCTCATCTCTCACTATACCTGCTTCAATGATAAAGAGAATGTGGATGCTTGCTACTTTGGTGaaaatgatttctaattttatttgatattaccCTTCTGCAGATTCTGAGTCACTAAGCAAAATCAAAGTCAAAGTACCAACTGTTAGTCACTATTATACCAAAATTTGATGGAAATTTTGGATATAAAACcaaataatttttcaataaaaccaaataatttttcaaccaaagaaaacaatagaTTCTTACAGATTTAGAACTATTATTTTGCCTTTATGTCACTGAAATGAGTAGTTACTATTTGTTTTCTACAAATGTAACTTAGATGCTAAAGGGTTGATAGGATAAATCTTTATTAAGGCTGATAAGTTATTATAGAGTTTAATGTCAAGCTATTCTGAAGCTTCATTATAGTGCTGACTTTAGGAACACTGCTATCAATTGTTACACATAGACTAAGATCTTTAACAATGAAGAAActgctgtgcagtggtggcacatgcctttaatcccagcatttgggaggcagaggcaggcggatttctaagtttgagggcagcctgatctacaaagtgagttccaggacagccagggctatacaaagaaaccctgtctcgaaaacaaacaaacaaacaacaacaacgacaacaaaaaacaatgaaaaaaccaAGTCTCTTGGATAGGATTCGGATTAAGGCTATGTTGTACCAAGATGGTTTCTGTCATAAAGCATTATATGATACTACAaatatgttaacatttaataacaaatataataacaatattattacattattacaGTAAACAAATGTtctcagacaaaacaaaatctagtactacataagactattagtgcttcatttcttttaaaatgattccTTCCTTCTACCTTGCATTTTCTTCTCCCTAGCAACAAGAGTCTTACTACTGTCTCTTCTTTGTTGATTGCCAACAGccacaaagaagcaaacagaatGGATCACATTACCTAAGCACGCAGCAGCCCCAACCATGGCATAGAGCCCAGGAGTGATGCAGTCAGCCCCAACCTCACACCACTCCTTGAAGATAAACCAGTCGTGGTGATAGTAGGCAAGCTGCTCCACAGCGATCCCCACAATTCTCCCTGCAATTGCTCCAATGGCCATGCTGGGGATAAACAAGCCCGATGGAACCTGCGACAACAAGGAAAGAACTTTTAATGAGTGAACACTTCTCTAATCATGCCACTGAAAACTATAGCCTATGGGTTTGTTTCTAACAGTTGGCTCCATTTGCATCTTAATGAAACTCTAAAATCCTTACCCAGAGTAAACTATCAAAAATCCTGTTATAGTAAACAATTTGTTAGTAATTCTTTGATTTCAGTAACAAAGTAATAAAGCAGCTTCGCTAAGCCAAAGAGAAATAGCTCAAAATTTATCTTCCTTTATCCTAAAAAATCCTTAGTCTCTAACAGAATTTTCTGTAGTCCACAGTAAAAtgaaggggggtggggaagacagacagatatttCCCATAAAACCAAATCTGCTCAATCTGAAGCAGTAAGCTCCCAAGATTGTCCCTCCATTATACTTTCACAAATGGTAGAAATAGCAGATGTTACTTCCCATAAAAAGCTACAGCGTAAGTCAGGCGATGTTTCCATAATTCCCAGTATTCTAAATGGAATATACAAGTGAATcaactaaaaaaggaaaaatctttATTGgaagaaattcttaaaaaataaggaCAGAACATATTGGCATGTTCTGAGCTAGTTAAAGGAATATACAATACAAAGGATTAAAATATACTTCACAATCTTCAGCTATAATCAATCCTTCCTTGAGTCAGAGGCCAGGACTTAACAAGGGCCTGCCatctgcctccagcttcctcagTGTTGGCCAACCACAGCCACTGAGAATCCTTGGTGTAATTCTACTGTCAACACAGGGATTTATTGGGGAAAACAACCTCTAGACAACTTTAAGACCTCTTTAAAACTTCAAggccttttatttttcctctgctaggaaaaataagagtaaaactaagatttttttttctgtttttttttttttaagtttgatatTCAATGGATTAAAAAGGgcaaaataaaagcaatcttAAAACTGTCAACCTTCTAATCCCAcagaaataaagctgttatgCCACATGAGCTCAGTCTGTGAAAGTATGCCATCCCTGCCAAGTACCAACTGCCATAGGAACTACAGGTGGCATGATTGAAAGAACAGTACATGGCAAGTTGACATTGTCTTCTCTGTGTTGGCATTCATAAGAAAGATGTATTTAGTGAATCCAAGAGAAGCAATGTCGTAGGGCTAGCGGCTCTAAGTCCCTGATGGGTAGAATCCTATTATAGATCTAGCAACTTGATTCTGAAACCACAGTGTCAATTTAAGCTAACATACTACAATGGTCTAGAGAAGGTAGTATAATGGTTTCTCCTGGATTGTTAGCCAGTTGACTTTTAAAACAAGAGATTATCCTGTATTATATGGGTTGATTACAAGTAACCCTAGAGATTTTTCATGCAAAAGTGGGATTTCTAAGAATTAGACAAGAGAAAGCTCTGGCCAGCCATGGCTGGCTTTGAGTTgcaagaagcaaagaaagggatGCAGCCCCTCAAACCTAAAAAATGCAGAAACACAGACTCTGTCCAATGCTCTCCAGAAGTTACTAGAAACCTCTTGATAGCAAACCAATAAGTCCTTTTCAGATTTTGGTCTCCGAATTGCTATCATTTggataaaatttcatttcttattaCACATAAGTATCTTGGACATATCATTATTCCAGTATCATCTCACATGAGCACTTACCTTGATACCAAAAGTGAATActgtcattattattttaaatatgagtgCTAGACACAACTGCCAGATAGCTGAATATACTCCAACGCCTGCTGGACGGTCAGGAATATCGTCAACAATTTTACTGGCATTCATGTCATTTCTGTAGTCGCAGAGAGATGAGGATTCCAATGGCCCACAATCTGTAAACAGCTCTTTGATCAGTTCACTGGTGTTGAGCCTTGTGTATGGGTTGGGGAAGGCTATCACAGCAGTAATGGCTGCAACAATAATGACTTCGAGGACGGGATACTTTCCAAATTTGGTGGATTTGCGTCGACGACACCAGGCAATATTTGCCCTAATAAAAAAAGCTNNNNNNNNNNNAAAGCTCCCCAAAGCCCTCCAAATACCCCTAGGAGAATAAAAGGAAACAGTTCAAAAAGGTACCATGGTGTATGATACTCCACATAAAAAAGGACCAGGCGGCTGTTACCAAATGGATTGATGGATCTCAAAACAAACGCTGCCACCAAAGCAGCAAAGAACGATCTCCATAAAGTTTTGAGAGGAAAATAATAGCTAacctaaaaaacagaaaaagaaattaatgctATTACCTACTTCAGAGTAACTATAACTtgagtaaatataaaatttactttaagCTCAAGCTTTGTTACAGTTTGAATTTATGTGATTTGTCAAAATTAAAAAAGgatgctttttctttgactacCAGATAACTACAAATTCACCATAACTGATTATGAATGTCTAATAATCATCTATAATACCAAGAACTGTTTAGATTTTGAAGTTTCATATCTAGTACAATTATGTTAGCTATAAACATTGCCTTACTACTTGTTAACTATTAAAAATGTAGTTGATTTGTCtcttcaataaaaaaatacatatgccattgaagcaataaaattatttccttagaCATAAGTAACTGTTTAATaatcatacaaaacaaaaaaagaaacaatcaaacaaacttTAAACAAGCAAAtcataaaactttattaaaaattggCTTGAGACCTGAGTTAAAATAGTAGAATTAAAAATATAGCTATAATTTAGCCAGCAGGTATGTAGATTTTAGAGGGTTCCACTGAGTGAAAGTCACATTTTGCtagttttaaatatgtaaagttCAGCTAGAAACAATTACTACTATCTACACATGAATAAAAGGTTTAaaacaggaggctggagaggtggctcagcagtaaagtgCCCAGATACTGCTCATATAGAGAATCCAAGTTTGGCATCCAGCACTTCCAcccagtggctcacaacagcctgtaactgcagctccaggggatttgatgccctcttttgacttctgtggCCACCTACAACTCACCCGCATATAACCCaaacacatatccatacacagaatttaaaaacaaataacaaaaataaaacattaataaaaatgaataaaacaattttcTGTAGTTATCagttatgtataaaatattttttattgagaaCTACTTTAAAACTGtctaaatataaagttaaaatctTAAATTCTATTACACTAGCAATAAAAGTAAAGTGTGCAACAAGATACAATTTTAATGCTATTCTTTTGTACGTACCTCCTCCAAACTAAAAAGAACTCCTCCGATTGGCGCACCAAAAGCCACAGAAACCCCAGCAGCTGAGGCGGCTGACAGCACCNNNNNNNNNNNAAGAACTCCTCCGATTGGCGCACCAAAAGCCACAGAAACCCCAGCAGCTGAGGCGGCTGACAGCACCTAGGAAGAGGATGTGATTGTTTCTAGTTCCCTTACCAATCAAACATACTAAACAAACGTTTGTATTCCGTGTATCCCAGGGCCTCTTCTGATCTGAACCTACATGTTCTCCTTGCAAACATGGGAGGCAAGTATTCATTTCTTCTAAAcagttatattttttcttttctgctttaatTTAAAACTCATTTGTACTTCTTCTATACAGTCAAAATATTAATGCCAAACATACCAATAAGTACTATAAAGAGAAAGTAATGAATACAGGCAACGTTCAATACTTATGTTAGTACAAAGAGGAAACTGTGGAATGGGGTAAATGTTTACCTATTTTTTTAAGTAGGATATCATTTCTCTAGGTTTTGGAGCTAACTTCTGCACTCATTACTCTAAACCTAATGATAGACATTCCAGTCCATTAAACAGTTTCTATCATAATGATCCTAAACCCTCTGACCATCCTGCCCCACTTGACCATTCTAAGTATAGTCTACAAATATAAACAGCAGCCCCTCTGAGTCACTAACTACATGGTTAAGATGGGTTCAAGGAAGAGAAATCTCCACACACATTCTTGCAGAATCCCTGGGAAGCTCTCTAGGCGTACTCGATCATTGCTGAGTTCCCACCTGGAAATTTATTGAATTATTATTAAGATTCTTTATTCCTTTCACTACTTTGATCCAGTAAATATCTGAGGGTACTCTAAGTACTTCCTCAAATCATCTAATTTTACAAATTTTCGGGAAGAAAAATAGGAGATAAAAATTAAGTTGTAATGTGCATGAACTGTATGAAGCTGCTGGGCAGAAGTCCTGCCTCTACCATACACTAGCTGCGTGACCTCAGCCCCGTGTCTCCTGTTCTTGTCTAAGATTATGGTGATGTTACTTAGTGAATATATATAAAGTACTGAGAATACCATCTAGAATCTCATAATGCAGGATTTGgat from Mastomys coucha isolate ucsf_1 unplaced genomic scaffold, UCSF_Mcou_1 pScaffold22, whole genome shotgun sequence includes:
- the Clcn3 gene encoding LOW QUALITY PROTEIN: H(+)/Cl(-) exchange transporter 3 (The sequence of the model RefSeq protein was modified relative to this genomic sequence to represent the inferred CDS: deleted 2 bases in 1 codon); the protein is MESEQLFHRGYYRNSYNSITSASSDEELLDGAGAIMDFQTSEDDNLLDGDTAAGTHYTMTNGGSINSSTHLLDLLDEPIPGVGTYDDFHTIDWVREKCKDRERHRRINSKKKESAWEMTKSLYDAWSGWLVVTLTGLASGALAGLIDIAADWMTDLKEGICLSALWYNHEQCCWGSNETTFEERDKCPQWKTWAELIIGQAEGPGSYIMNYIMYIFWALSFAFLGKEGPLVHVACCCGNIFSYLFPKYSTNEAKKREVLSAASAAGVSVAFGAPIGGVLFSLEEVSYYFPLKTLWRSFFAALVAAFVLRSINPFGNSRLVLFYVEYHTPWYLFELFPFILLGVFGGLWGAXXXXAFFIRANIAWCRRRKSTKFGKYPVLEVIIVAAITAVIAFPNPYTRLNTSELIKELFTDCGPLESSSLCDYRNDMNASKIVDDIPDRPAGVGVYSAIWQLCLALIFKIIMTVFTFGIKVPSGLFIPSMAIGAIAGRIVGIAVEQLAYYHHDWFIFKEWCEVGADCITPGLYAMVGAAACLGGVTRMTVSLVVIVFELTGGLEYIVPLMAAVMTSKWVGDAFGREGIYEAHIRLNGYPFLDAKEEFTHTTLAADVMRPRRSDPPLAVLTQDNMTVDDIENMINETSYNGFPVIMSKESQRLVGFALRRDLTIAIESARKKQEGIVGSSRVCFAQHTPSLPAESPRPLKLRSILDMSPFTVTDHTPMEIVVDIFRKLGLRQCLVTHNGIVLGIITKKNILEHLEQLKQHLEPLAPPWHYNKKRYPPSYGPDGKPRPRFNNVQLSPVDVDREETEEEVRLLNSTIL